In Rhodospirillales bacterium, the genomic window GGCACCTCGCTCCAAGACGGTCCGCTGCACTTCGTCGAGGGCGTCCCAGGTGTCCAAATTGACCAGGAAGTTCACGTCCACCTGATAGAAGCCCGGATCGACGCGGTACGTCGTTTGCTCTTCCCAGCCGAGGTCGAGCACGCCTTGGACAGGCCATCCGTAGCCATCGATCGCGTCGCGCTCGAGGGCGGTATAGACCTCTCCCGGCGCCGTGCGGACCAGCGTCGCTCCGAGCGCTTCGAACATGGCCCGGTACACGGGAGTGGTGCGGATCGTCAGACCGCGCAGGTCCGGTTTGTCGATGGGTTTCGTGAGGTACAGATGGAATGCGATGTGATCGCCGGTGCGCGCCAGGTACTTGACGTTCATCTGCTCTCGATGGATGGCGTCGATCTGCTCGAAGCATCCGTTGGCGCGCTGATCCTGAATCGTGTTCGTGGCGAGATGCAGCGCGTCACCCGCAGGCACCAGTCCCGTGTAGAAGGCGCTCGTGTTGTTGGCGATGTCCACCACGCCGGTAGAGACCGCATTGCCGACCTCGAACGGAGACATGGTCTCAGGCCCACCCCGCAGATCGATCTGGATCGTGCCTTCGCCGTTCGCGTTCACCCAATCGACAAATGCTTCGAAGGGCCGCGAGAACGTCGTGCCGAGCGCGAACGCGCTCACCCCACGGAGCGTCACCTCCTCGGCCACAGACGGCACGGCGGTAAACGCCGCAACGGCGACAACCATCCATCTCATGACTGCACTCCAGTTCTAGGCCCTGCGTCAGATACCGGCACCGGTCTGGCCGGCTCCGCGGAACATAACGGCGTCGGGACCGCAACTAACCCGCGGCGAGCCTTCCGCCGACCACCGACAGGGCAATCGCTCAGAATTCCTCGTCGCTCGGGTCGACCGGTCCGCGTGGACCGTTGTCCATCAGCTTTTGCATCAGGTCCGGCGCGAGTTCCGTCCAGAAGACGAAGCACCCGTCCAGCCCTGCCAGCACATACCAGGTGTCGAACTTGAGCATCGGAAAGACCACGACCGTATCGGCCAGCAGCTCCTCTCCGCCCGTCCGAACCCGGTTGTAGCCCGCGATAAACGACCGGCCGATTTGATCCTCCAGGACATAGTGGGGAGACTCCGGCCATTGCTCGGCCGCGCGGGCGATCGTGTCTTCCAGCGACGGGCAGGGCTCACCGGCTGGGTCGGACTTCTGTTCCGCCGCTACCCCTCCAACGAGCGATTCCGCCGCCAGCCACGCAGCCGCGCAGGCGCAGGCGAGCGTAGGCCCTCCACGCGCTCGATCCTCCGACGGGGCGCGGTGGCGCCTACCCATCCGCCACATACTGCCCATTGACACAGTTGCTCAGCCTGCCGTCTTCCAAATAGTCGAGGCATGTCCGCAGCGCCTTGCGCCGAAGAAAATCGAAGCCTGCCGCGCTGTAGAAAGCGGCGTGCGGGGTAATCACCAGCCGGTCTCGGATCCACTCCTCGCGTGCCCGCCAAGCCCGCATCAACGGGTGATCGGCCGGCGGCGGTTCTTCCGGAAACACGTCGAGGCCAGCCGCCCCAAGATGTCCCGTTTCGAGTCCCCATTGGACCGCATCCAGGTCGACGATCGCGCCGCGGGCCGTGTTCACGAGAATTGCGCCCGGTTTCATCGCCGCGACAGCCGCGCGATCGATCAGATTGGCGGTCTCTGCATTCGCAAGACAGTGAACGGTGAGAAAGTCACAGGTCCCGAGCATCGCTTGCAGGTCGTGGAACCGCTCCACACCCAATGCCAACTCCTGGCCATCCGGGATGTACGGATCGTACGCAGCCACGTGCAGCCCGAAACCCTTGGCCCGCATCGCCGCCGCGGTTCCGATCCGGCCCAGGCCAATTACGCCCAGACGCTTGCCGGTGAGCCGGGTGACCGTGGGCGACGCCGAGTAGTCCCAGATCGGATCCTCCGTCCGGAGGAACCGCTCATGGAACTGCACGATGCCGCGCGCAAAGGTCAGGATCAGCGCCATGGCATGGTCTGCAACCTCGGTGGTCCCGTAGTCCGGAACGTTGCACACCATGATTCCGCGGCGACCGGCGGCGCGCGTGTCGATCAAGTCATAGCCGACACCGAGCCGGGTGATGATGCGGCACTGCCCCAGCCCATCGATGATCTCTTCGTCGATAGGCATGTGGAGGCCGGTTACCAGGGCATCGGCCCGAGCCCAGTCCGCTTCAGGAACATCGCTACGGAATCGTCCCGGGAAGACCACTACCTCCGCGAGGTCGGCCGCTTCGTCCCGCTCGATCGCCAACCCGTCCTGGGCCACCGAATCGGGATACAGGATGACGTGCACAGACTCGATTCAGTGTGAAGGCCGCGGAACGCCCGACCCGCTGCTGCCACGCAGGAAGTCGAGATCAGCGCCTTCGTTCGCCTGCAGGACCCGTTCGGTATAGAGGTTTACCCAGCCCCGCTCGGAAGCGGGCGGCGGTGCCTGCCATGCTTCTCGGCGCCGGCGAAGTTCGCCGTCGTCCACGTCGAGGTGCAAGCGTCGGCGAGCAACATCAAGCTCAATCATGTCGCCGTCTCGGACCAGCGCGAGCGGCCCTCCGACGGCAGCTTCGGGCGCGACGTGCAGCACGACGGTGCCGAAGCACGTCCCGGACATGCGGGCATCAGAGATCCGCACCATGTCGCGGATGCCCCGCTCGAGGACCTTCTTGGGAAGCGGCAGGTTGCCGACCTCCGGCATACCGGGATAGCCCTTCGGGCCGGCGCCCTTCAGGACCATGACGCAGGTCTCGTCGATGTCCAGGTCCGGCTGATCCAGACGCGCATGCAGGTCTTCTACCGATTCGAAGACAACCGCCCTGCCTCGGTGCTGCATGAGGCCGGCATCCGCTGCGGAAATTTTGATCACCGCACCGTCCGGAGCCAGATTCCCCCGCAAGATCGCCGTGCCCGCCCCTACATTGATGGGCTTCGCCGACGGACGAATGACGTCCTCATTCCAGTTCTTGGCGCTGCCCACGTTCTCGGCCACGGTGCGCCCGGTGACGGTGATGGCGTCGCCGTGCAGGTGCGGAAGAATTTCCTTCATGACGACGGGCAACCCGCCCGCGTAGAAGAAGTCTTCCATCAGGTATTCACCGGACGGCTGCAGATTCACGATGAAGGGCACTTCGCGGATGAGGTCGTCGAAGTCCTGCAGGCGAAGCTGCACCCCGATCCGGCCGGCGATCGCCAGCAAATGCACGATCGCGTTGGTCGACCCGCCGATCGCGGCGTTCACCTTGATGGCGTTCTCGAAGGCCTTTCGGTCAAGCACATCCGACAGCTTGAGGCCTGCCTCGACGTTCTGAACGATCTGCATTCCGGCGCGCTCGGACAGCGCGTATCGGCGCGAATCGACGGCGGGAATGGCCGCCGAACCGGGCAGCTGCAGTCCCAGCGCCTCGGACACGCTCGCCATCGTGGAGGCAGTCCCCATCGTCATGCAGTGGCCTGCGCTGCGGGACATGCAGGCCTCGGCTTCCTGATAGTCCTCCAGCGTGATCACCCCTGCCCGGAGGTCGTCGGTCAGGCGCCAGACGTCGGTTCCCGAGCCGATGTCGCGACCGCGATACTTGCCGTTCAGCATGGGCCCACCTGTCACCACCAGCGTGGGGATGTCGACCGACGACGCCCCCATGATGGTGGCGGGCGTGGTCTTGTCACAGCCGCACAAGAGGACCACCCCGTCGAATGGATTGGCGCGGATGGATTCCTCGACGTCGATGCTGGTGAGGTTGCGGTACAGCATGGTCGTCGGCCGCATAACCGGCTCACCCAGGCTCATCACCGGGAATTCCAGCGGGAAGCCGCCGGCCTTCCAGACCCCGCGTTTCACCGCCTCGGCCACGCGGTCAAGGTGCGCGTTGCAGGGTGTCACCTCGCTGGCCGTGTTGCAGATACCGATCACGGGCCGGCCGTCGAAATTCTCGGCCGCAAATCCCTGGTTCTTCATCCACGACCGGTGCGCGAAGTTCATCATCTCGTCGCCACCGAACCAGACGTGGCTCCGGTACCCCGATTCCCCGTTGCCTTTGGCCATCCCTCAAACCCCCCAAGGATCATCCGCCGCAACCCGTCGGTGCGACCAGTGCGGAGATACTAGGGGACGCCCGCGAAGGGCGCGAACCGGGCCGGGTCAACCGCAGGCGATCGGAACGGGAGACAAACCCTGCCGGCGCAGGTGCTCGGCAGCATCGGGCTGCCCGGTCTTCGCCCGGGTTCCGGCATGCCCG contains:
- a CDS encoding dihydroxy-acid dehydratase, coding for MAKGNGESGYRSHVWFGGDEMMNFAHRSWMKNQGFAAENFDGRPVIGICNTASEVTPCNAHLDRVAEAVKRGVWKAGGFPLEFPVMSLGEPVMRPTTMLYRNLTSIDVEESIRANPFDGVVLLCGCDKTTPATIMGASSVDIPTLVVTGGPMLNGKYRGRDIGSGTDVWRLTDDLRAGVITLEDYQEAEACMSRSAGHCMTMGTASTMASVSEALGLQLPGSAAIPAVDSRRYALSERAGMQIVQNVEAGLKLSDVLDRKAFENAIKVNAAIGGSTNAIVHLLAIAGRIGVQLRLQDFDDLIREVPFIVNLQPSGEYLMEDFFYAGGLPVVMKEILPHLHGDAITVTGRTVAENVGSAKNWNEDVIRPSAKPINVGAGTAILRGNLAPDGAVIKISAADAGLMQHRGRAVVFESVEDLHARLDQPDLDIDETCVMVLKGAGPKGYPGMPEVGNLPLPKKVLERGIRDMVRISDARMSGTCFGTVVLHVAPEAAVGGPLALVRDGDMIELDVARRRLHLDVDDGELRRRREAWQAPPPASERGWVNLYTERVLQANEGADLDFLRGSSGSGVPRPSH
- a CDS encoding C-terminal binding protein; amino-acid sequence: MHVILYPDSVAQDGLAIERDEAADLAEVVVFPGRFRSDVPEADWARADALVTGLHMPIDEEIIDGLGQCRIITRLGVGYDLIDTRAAGRRGIMVCNVPDYGTTEVADHAMALILTFARGIVQFHERFLRTEDPIWDYSASPTVTRLTGKRLGVIGLGRIGTAAAMRAKGFGLHVAAYDPYIPDGQELALGVERFHDLQAMLGTCDFLTVHCLANAETANLIDRAAVAAMKPGAILVNTARGAIVDLDAVQWGLETGHLGAAGLDVFPEEPPPADHPLMRAWRAREEWIRDRLVITPHAAFYSAAGFDFLRRKALRTCLDYLEDGRLSNCVNGQYVADG
- the dctP gene encoding TRAP transporter substrate-binding protein DctP, with the translated sequence MRWMVVAVAAFTAVPSVAEEVTLRGVSAFALGTTFSRPFEAFVDWVNANGEGTIQIDLRGGPETMSPFEVGNAVSTGVVDIANNTSAFYTGLVPAGDALHLATNTIQDQRANGCFEQIDAIHREQMNVKYLARTGDHIAFHLYLTKPIDKPDLRGLTIRTTPVYRAMFEALGATLVRTAPGEVYTALERDAIDGYGWPVQGVLDLGWEEQTTYRVDPGFYQVDVNFLVNLDTWDALDEVQRTVLERGAAWIEAANADNILLNAAEVRKQAEAGIETIMFDDSDTKHWLEVAQAEGWAAVAEVDPGIAAALKACLLN